The Musa acuminata AAA Group cultivar baxijiao chromosome BXJ1-3, Cavendish_Baxijiao_AAA, whole genome shotgun sequence genome window below encodes:
- the LOC103978532 gene encoding cysteine proteinase 1-like — protein sequence MDHLFVSVLLLLCSVAAASSFSGIAAGADGDPLILQVVDDEKGELALSAEAHFASFVRRFGKTYADEEERDLRFKVFKANLHRAARYQRLDPTAIHGVTKFSDLTPAEFRRAYLGLRRPEAHKSTHEAPILPTDDLPTDFDWRDYGAVTGVKNQGSCGSCWSFSTAGALEGANFLATGKLESLSEQQLVDCDHECDSDEPDACDQGCNGGLMTTAFQYLLKSGGLEREEDYPYTGTDRGSCKFDKSKIAASVQNFSVISTNEDQIAANLVKHGPLAIGINSVFMQTYIGGVSCPYICGRHLDHGVLLVGYGSAGYSPIRLKDKPFWIIKNSWGENWGEHGYYKICRGRNICGVDSMVSSVSAIHTQQDQ from the exons ATGGATCACCTTTTCGTCTCCGTCCTCCTCCTCTTGTGTTCGGTGGCGGCCGCCTCTTCTTTCTCCGGCATCGCCGCAGGAGCCGACGGCGATCCGCTGATCCTGCAGGTGGTGGACGACGAGAAGGGCGAGCTGGCGCTGAGCGCGGAGGCGCACTTCGCCAGCTTCGTGAGGCGGTTCGGGAAGACGTACGCCGACGAGGAGGAGCGCGACCTCCGGTTCAAGGTGTTCAAGGCGAACCTGCACCGGGCGGCGCGGTACCAGCGGCTCGACCCCACCGCCATCCACGGCGTCACCAAGTTCTCCGACCTTACCCCCGCCGAGTTCCGCCGCGCTTACCTCGGCCTCCGCCGCCCCGAGGCCCACAAGTCCACCCACGAGGCCCCCATCCTCCCCACCGACGATCTCCCCACTGATTTCGACTGGAGGGACTATGGCGCCGTCACCGGCGTCAAGAATCAG gGTTCTTGTGGCTCGTGCTGGTCCTTCAGCACCGCAGGGGCTCTGGAAGGGGCGAACTTTTTGGCCACCGGAAAGCTAGAAAGCCTCAGCGAGCAGCAGCTCGTGGATTGCGATCatgag TGTGATTCAGATGAACCTGATGCATGCGACCAAGGATGCAATGGCGGTCTTATGACAACTGCATTCCAGTATTTACTGAAATCTGGTGGGCTTGAGCGGGAGGAAGACTACCCTTACACTGGGACAGACCGTGGTTCTTGCAAGTTTGACAAGTCGAAAATTGCTGCTTCAGTTCAAAACTTCAGTGTTATCTCCACTAATGAAGATCAAATTGCTGCAAACCTTGTGAAACATGGCCCTCTTGCAA TTGGTATAAATTCAGTGTTCATGCAAACATATATAGGAGGTGTCTCATGCCCTTATATTTGTGGAAGGCATTTGGATCATGGTGTGCTCCTGGTGGGCTATGGTTCTGCTGGTTATTCACCAATTCGCCTAAAGGACAAGCCCTTCTGGATCATAAAGAACTCCTGGGGTGAAAACTGGGGAGAGCATGGCTACTACAAGATCTGCAGGGGTCGAAATATATGTGGAGTGGATTCCATGGTCTCTTCTGTGAGTGCAATTCACACTCAACAAGATCAGTAA